aaaatttgtaaaactcaagaaaataaaggataatgatttctcgtataccacaatcatcatttaattaactagtttttcttaattattaatttattaaataatgaactaaatttaaaaatctgattaattcaaataatgTGGCTATCCACATCAACTACCACCTAAGATAGTatgaaaatatggtacaaaaacatTGTATgaattagggatgggcaacggttatggcgggcgggtaaccgctattatttacccataaccgtttatgctcatacccgcataaccgttactcgttgggtaattgcctaaacggttatatccatacccataaccgtttataaacggttaaccatacccatttaaccgtaaccgtttaatactcATTTACCTATTTAccatttttaacccgtttatcttttctttctgttttttaccattacctttttttcacccgtctacatgtttaacttgaaaattaaataaaaaattgtcataattttctgtttttttttacaattaaacaccgttataggtacattcatcatacatttctgtattttaattttttaagtccttatatcattccaataattgaaacaatagtttacgaacgatatttttaactgttaccaatgaaggtaaatataatatttgctaagtattattgggttacaaaaattgttcagaagacatttctgtcaaagcatttctatcaatttcacggttacccgtaagaaatttaaattaatttggtaaattccttgatgatgagaatcatcattcctgtagcagtgttattgagagaaggaccgatgaattccttgctaatttattaggtgctaagtattattgaaTCGAAAACAttgtttgtgttagttttacatatataaaataaataggtaaacggttatccgtttataaccgcggttaatacctATAACCGCTCATTTAAATTTTATGAGTAAACGATTATAcccataattatttatttatctaaataATTACCCATAatcaatgggtatttgcccatccatGAATAGCATTAGTCCTTGTCTCACTCATTCCACTCCCACTAACTTCCAGCTCCCTCAGTTTTAGGTGGCGCAGCCGAAACAAACCCcccaatttctctctctctctctctctctctctctctctctcttaaaatATGGCACTGTTAGCAGCCGCCGTCAAGCGAGCCACATCGATGTCGCGAGCCTTCTCTCCAATCCTCCGTTGCATGAGCAACGTGCCGGAAAACACCGTATACGGTGGGCCAAAGCCCCAAAACCCGGACCAGAGAGTCACGGTGACCCACTTGAAGCAGAAGCACAAGAAGGGCGAGCCGATCACCATGGTCACCGCCTACGATTACCCTTCTGCGGTGCACTTGGATTCCGCCGGCATAGACATTTGCTTGGTCGGCGATTCGGCGGCGATGGTGGTTCATGGCTACGACACCACTCTGCCCATCACGCTTGACGAAATGCTTGTTCACTGCCGAGCTGTGGCGCGTGGCGCAAAGCGGCCGCttttggttggggacttgccGTTTGGGTTCTATGAGTCTAGCTCCAATCAGGtatttattaaatcaaatggAAAATTGCGTTGttaatttgggttttgatgttacttcttttattagttttatttttcatgtGGAGATAAATCTGTTTGGATAGTGAGAATGTTGAGGAAAATGACATTTGAAGACTggttggttgctgagaaagtaaagaaataaatttatcaaattttCGTTTTCTGTTTTTGACAGATGGAATTTACATCCAAGATggtgaaataaataaatttacctGATTTCTTACATTTTCGAATTTCATGGTTGCCAAGCAGAAACAATCCAGTATTGGATTGCAGAAATGAGTGTGTGTTTTGCTTTTCTGATTTTGTAAGTGAGCCATggttggtgatgttgcagtttcGATTATGAGCAGGCTGTCGATACGGCGGTGAGGGTTTTAAAGGAGGGAGGAATGGATGCGATTAAATTGGAAGGAGGGGCACCTTCGAGGATTACTGCGGCAAAATCTATCGTTGAAGCTGGAATTGCTGTGATGGGGCATGTGGGACTTACTCCTCAGGCCATTAGTGTTCTTGGGGGTTTTAGGCCCCAGGGAAGGAATGTTGCTAGTGCTGTAAAGGTCTGTACACATGCAAATGGTAATTCTGTTTTGCTATTTAGGTTTTCGGGCTTTCTTCGCTGTAATAATTTGTTGCGTTGGATTCTGTGTGCAGGTTGTGGAGACAGCACTGGCTCTGCAAGAAGCTGGGTGCTTCTCTGTTGTTTTAGAATGCGTACCTCCGCCGGTCGCTGCTGCTGCAACATCTGCTCTTCAGATTCCTACCATTGGCATTGGCGCAGGGCCTTTCTGCAGTGGGCAGGTTAGTTGATTAAGTAATCCTAATCACGTTGGTTGTATGCATATGCCTCGTGTATGCGATTCCATTTGGTGTTAAATAGATGTACCATCTTCGAGGTAGTTTGTTTAGTATCATATTGTTCAAATCTATTTAGTGTGTCTTTCTGTAACTTGAAATTTTCTTGTTGCAacgggtttttttattttcaggcaGGGAAATAAATAACAATTTTCATTGTTCCACAGTTTTTTCACATCAGTATTCATATCTGATAAAAAAAGGTTGCATGCTAGTAATTGAATGTAGTCAGTTAGTCAGCTCAAAGCTACTAAATTTGAGTTAGGGTCAAGCTCAGGAAATATGTAGAACCAAAGCTAGATGACTCATGAGCTTGAATTGTGTTGATTCACTTCTTTGAACTTGCAGTTAGTGCAGTTTTTGCATGCCCTTTCTTCATAGACAAAGTTCCGTTATTTCTGCGCACTAATTCTCTCTTCCCTATATCACGCAGGTGCTAGTTTACCATGATCTTCTTGGAATGATGCAACATCCGCATCATGCCAAGGTTAACTCAACAGTTGCATCTCCTTAATAATGCTGCTTACTCTCCAGTCATGTGAATTTCATCTAATCAAATAAGCACCTTACCTTTTTCAGGTTACCCCGAAATTCTGCAAGCAGTTTGCACATGTTGGAGAAGTCATCAACAAAGCTCTAGTAGAATACAAGGAAGAAGTGACTAGTGGTACGTTTCCTGGTGCTGCACACAGCCCATATAAAATCAGTGCTGCTGATGTTGATGGCTTTTCAAGTGAGTTACAGAAGTTAGGTTTCGACAAGGCAGCATCTGCAGCAACTGAAGCAGCTGAGAAGATCAATAGAGGCGAATAACATTGAGGCAACCCCAAAATAGCATTTAGGCAGGGCTCGTGGTAGTTGGTTATTACTGATTCAATTCAAGGTTGCATAACAAAGTAAATAGGTATGAAATGAAACTGTGCAACATTCATGCCGTCTCTTGGAAACTCTCAACACAACGGTCTTGCCTTGTCTTCGTGATAATAAGAGTTTGAAGGAACATGACAAATCTATCTTTTGTAACAGTGAGGTATCCTGATTATGCAGTTCGGTTCCCCCTTGTAATAGAAAAGTTTGATCCTTTTGCATAAAGTTATGTTCGGAATTTGGAAGCAAATTCAGAAATAAAGATTTGAAGCCATTTCGGTATTTATTCGAAACTTCGTGTGATTACTATTTGCGCATACAATACAGGGTTTCCTTTTCATTTCCACCTTTCATACAAGTTTGCGTATGGTCCAATATCCTAGGACAGGTTGCTAAGTTTATACCCATGCATCTCAAGTTCGATACTTGCCTCTACCTTAAATTATTGTCATGGTTTATAACTCATCCACTCTCCTTAATAATAATATCAAAAAAAAAGGTTGAGAACATTATTATTTGCGGTAGGATCTGCTGCAATTGAGGAGTGACTTGATTTATATTCGTTTGGGTTGGACAACATATGAATGGTTTTAGGAGTGTGCAATGTACAAAAAATTGTGGAGCTTTGCTTGTTCGAAGAATTTTGTGCAAAATTGAATAGAAAATAGTAACTTTTGGATCCTATTCACAAATTCTCCGTCACGAAATACTTTCAAAATTCGGTaactgacaaaaaaaaaaaaacctctaaAACAAGGTCTTTAGGATATTTTGACTTGGATAAGGCCACTCAACTCTTGATGTCGACCGTGGGATTACCGTCCTAACATTtcatttacaaagttttatctataaatttagtctttctagcattaccctttgaAAAAAGTTCATCTCAACTATGAAAAGTCACTAAAAAATGCTATTGACTATATCTTACATGCCCTTCATTCCATCACCTCAATTCAAATTAATCCCAAGAGAGGTTCATTACCAAAGTTCCacatataaacaaaaccaaTCATAAAGAGAGAGCGACTTCAATTCTGCTTAGCATATCACGATACTAGTGTTTTAACTTGTAGATTTGATTTCgacaattatttttattttcaatttcaatcatTCATTTTTCATATCCATCTATATACGGCTGAAAgaaaaaattgcataaaatggttttaagttAGAGATGGCGTAAGCAACGAACTCCATTTTGAGCTCTATGTATTCTCCGAAATCCTAGCTCATCGAAATCCTACACTAAAATTTACTCAGAAACTGTCAAAATACTAACAAGAAGTACACAACAAGATacactaataaaaaaacataagttAAAAGATTAAGTTCATGAACCACAAATTTATACAAGTATTAAAATCACAATTCGATAAAGGTAATAACAAACTAACCCGTAAAAGCAGTAGAAGAAGAAGCCAAAGCAGACTTCTAAACAATGCACCTTCTCCTCTATTGCAAAACCAAAAGTACTCAAACTAACAATAGGTCTTAGTTCAATATTGAGTGTACGTTTTGTCAGAGCAGTGGCCACTATTTATAATAGATCAATCCTACTAATTATCCTATTAGAATCACCATAGGATACCAACTATGAATCTAAACATATTACAAGTGCATCATCAAAATAGACTTCCAATCCCACTAGGACTAAGATAATTTGAATTAAATCCTACAAAAATTAGGATAGTTTTAAGCTTTCTAGCAAAACTTTTCTATCTCAATTGAAACACTACAATCGGCTATAATATTCATTTTCATACCTATATTCTAACAAGTgtatgtattaattttttttagtagaaCAATATCGACAATGCGcgtcgataaaaaaaaaaagtaaaactacTTACATCACTAGAACCAAAGCTACTGAATTTGAGCTAGGCTAGCTCAAGCTCGGACAAGCCTAGAACCAAAGCTTGATTGGGCACATGAGCTTCAGTTGTGTTACTTCACTCCTCTGAACTTGTACGATGCgcataatttaaataattttcctCGTAGATTTTGCGCGCCCTTGCTGACATGGTTCCGATGTTCAGCACACTTGTTCTCTTTCCCCATATCAGGCGTGCTAGTATATCATAGTCTTGTTGGAATGATGCAGCATCCATTTCATGCCAAGGTTACAAGGAAGAAGCGACTAACGGTTCATTTCCTGGCGCTGCCCACAGCCCATATAGAACAAGCGCTCAAGATGTTAATGGTTTTTAAAGTTCGTTACAAAAGTGGGGTTTGGACAAGGCAGCATCTGCAGCAGCTGAAGGCAGGGCTCGCGTTGAAAGTTGGATAACGAAGTAAACAGGTATGTAATGAAAATGTGCAACACCGACGCTGTCTCGTGGTCTCTTTGTAACAGTGAGGTATCCAAAATATGCAACTGGTTTCCACTTTGAGTTGTCATAGAAATGTTTTATTCTTCTGCATAAAGTTGTGTTTAGAATTTGGAAGCGACTTCAGAGACAAGACTCATCCATTTCAGGGTTTTATTCGTAACTTCATGTGATTACTGATACAGGCACCTTTATAAAGAATATGAGAACATTATTATTTGCGGCAGAATCTGCTGCAGTTGAGGAGTGATTTATATTCCGTCTGATGTAACAACAGAGGAACGGTTTCTTTGAGTGTGAAATGCATCCAAACTTCTCCAGTGGAACTTTGCTACTTGCATGTATTTTGTGCGAACGGAATAGAAGCTAGAATCTTGTACATGTAAAATTTCTACGATTACTTGTAGTTGTACCGAGGGAAATAAGAAATTAGGTATATATACGGGAGTATGGAATGTGGATTGGATCAACTAGATGGGATCATACGAGTAGTTGATCTAATTTCTGATTTACAGGGATTCGATTACTAATTTTGATCTATACTTgcgtatttttattttatttgaatgtATATTGATTCCTCATGTGTCAATAAACACATAAAAATGAGAAGTCAGGAATCGAAATCATTCTCTTTTTTCTCCGACAAATGATCAAACAATCACAATTTTACTAACTAACccattaaagaaaaattagacaccaaatcaaaattgaaataaacagTCCCAAAGTACAATCCCATGTCTTCTTAAACCCTAATCCCCTACTTCAAATTCcccccaaaacaaaatgaacCACCTATCACTCTCAGCCTCAAAGCACCTCCTTAAACCCCAAccctccaaaacccaatccTCCGTCGTTCTCCTCCTCCTCAACCACCAATTCTCCACCGATTCCGATCCCAATCCCAACCCCAAACCCAGCAAACAACCCCACGAAGATGACTCGCTAGTAACCCAAGTCGTCCAACTCCTCGAATCCGATGAAAAAGACTGGAACTTGGACCAGCTCCGCCACCTCCTCTTCTCCGACTCCGCCGCCGCTCCTTCTCCTCGCTCTCTCTTCCGCATCACTCGCCGCCTCAACACTTCCTCCAAAGCCCTCAAGTTCTTCGACTACGTTTCCGAGAATGTGGCAACCTCACCGGActcggcggcggcggcggcctCGCTCTCTTCATCATTCCAGGCCGTTCTCGAGCTCGCTGAGCGAGAACCCTACTCGCAAACTAGGCTTTTCGACATGTATAAGATGGCGAAAGAGCGGAACATTCCGGTTAATATGGGCGCCGCTGTTCTGCTAGTTCGATCGCTGGGCTTTGCTGGTATGGTGGATGAGGCGGTCAACGTGTATAACGGTCTGGACCCCGGTTTGAAGAATACCCATCTTCGCAATTGGGTGATTAGTGTGCTGTTGAAATGGGGACGGGTCGATGATGCACTGAAGGTGCTCGACAAAATGTTTGATCCAAATGCAGAGTTCCGGGTTGACAGTGTTACTGCTGATATTGTGCTTTCCTCTTTGCTGAAGAGAGAGCGGCCCGGGAGGAGCGTCAGTGAGGAGGACATTGTGGGTTTGGTGCAGAAATTTGGGGAGCATGGTGTGTTTCCTGATAGTTTGAAACTTACGAAATTGATCACGTCGTTGTGTAGGAACAGGAACACTAGTCGGGCTTGGGACGTTTTATATTGCATTATTAATTCTGGTGGTGCTGTAGAAGCTGCTTGTTGCAATGCGCTTTTGACAGGTTTGGGAAGAGTTAAAGATTTTAAGAGGATGAATGAGCTTATGGTAAAGATGAAAGAAATGGACATCCCTCCCAATGTTGTAACTTACGGTATTGTCATTAACTGTTTGTGCAAGTCTAGGAGGGTGGATGAGGCCTTGGAGTTGTTTGAAAGGATAAGTGGAGGAGGAGAGAAACCTGATGGGATTTCGGCTGAACCCGATGTGATCATTTATAACACTCTGATTGATGGACTTTGTAAAGTGGGAAGGCAAGAAGAAGGATTACGTCTGATGGAAAAAATGAGATTGCAAGATGGCTGTGCACCTAATACTGTTACCTACAATAGTTTGATTGACGGTTTCAACAAGGTTGGGGACATCGAGAGGGGTCGTGAGCTCTAtgatcaaatgaaggaggaaggTATACCGCCAAGTGTA
This region of Malus domestica chromosome 07, GDT2T_hap1 genomic DNA includes:
- the LOC103439167 gene encoding 3-methyl-2-oxobutanoate hydroxymethyltransferase 1, mitochondrial, with amino-acid sequence MALLAAAVKRATSMSRAFSPILRCMSNVPENTVYGGPKPQNPDQRVTVTHLKQKHKKGEPITMVTAYDYPSAVHLDSAGIDICLVGDSAAMVVHGYDTTLPITLDEMLVHCRAVARGAKRPLLVGDLPFGFYESSSNQAVDTAVRVLKEGGMDAIKLEGGAPSRITAAKSIVEAGIAVMGHVGLTPQAISVLGGFRPQGRNVASAVKVVETALALQEAGCFSVVLECVPPPVAAAATSALQIPTIGIGAGPFCSGQVLVYHDLLGMMQHPHHAKVTPKFCKQFAHVGEVINKALVEYKEEVTSGTFPGAAHSPYKISAADVDGFSSELQKLGFDKAASAATEAAEKINRGE
- the LOC103439165 gene encoding pentatricopeptide repeat-containing protein At3g61520, mitochondrial-like, which produces MNHLSLSASKHLLKPQPSKTQSSVVLLLLNHQFSTDSDPNPNPKPSKQPHEDDSLVTQVVQLLESDEKDWNLDQLRHLLFSDSAAAPSPRSLFRITRRLNTSSKALKFFDYVSENVATSPDSAAAAASLSSSFQAVLELAEREPYSQTRLFDMYKMAKERNIPVNMGAAVLLVRSLGFAGMVDEAVNVYNGLDPGLKNTHLRNWVISVLLKWGRVDDALKVLDKMFDPNAEFRVDSVTADIVLSSLLKRERPGRSVSEEDIVGLVQKFGEHGVFPDSLKLTKLITSLCRNRNTSRAWDVLYCIINSGGAVEAACCNALLTGLGRVKDFKRMNELMVKMKEMDIPPNVVTYGIVINCLCKSRRVDEALELFERISGGGEKPDGISAEPDVIIYNTLIDGLCKVGRQEEGLRLMEKMRLQDGCAPNTVTYNSLIDGFNKVGDIERGRELYDQMKEEGIPPSVVTLNTLVDGLCKHGRLNSALEFLNEMQRDGIKGNVTTYTMLITSFCNVNNIGMAMELFEQMLSSGCSTDAKVYYCLISGLSQARRMDDANIVVSKLKEAGFSLDVIAFNVLINGFCKTKKLEKVHEMIQEMETAGVKPDSITYNTLISYLCSAGELTTAHRVLSKMINEGLVPTVFTFGSLIHAYCLKGDTYKAMKIFRDMGSKWSAPPNTVVYNILIDSLCKNNEVDVALSLMDSMKNKGVRPNTLTFNAMFKGLKENNLLEKAFKLMDQMIEQACNPDYITMEILTEWLSAVGETEKLRRFVQGYEVAASTA